Proteins from a genomic interval of Microbacterium abyssi:
- a CDS encoding carbohydrate ABC transporter permease encodes MTALDTRATVAPKSAPVRRRRKLRWGTVGRFAGLAVIVLAFLGPIVWMVLASFKYNVQIHDASKAFIFDPTLTNYGTVFDPRRGNYLVYIWNSFFVAFMATALSLVLAVPAAYAMSRFIMNKSAMVVLLARIIPGVSLLVPWYFIFAQLKMTGGYLPLVLSHMFVSLPLILYIMMSFFDQMPEELEESAQVDGLTAIGAFFRITLPLSVPGIATATILSFIFSWNNFMFALVLSSAATKTLPVAIFDFIGYASIDWGALMAASVVVTTPIMLIALFTQRYIVSGLTAGATKG; translated from the coding sequence ATGACCGCCCTCGACACCCGCGCGACCGTCGCGCCGAAATCCGCACCCGTCCGCCGCAGGCGGAAGCTCCGCTGGGGAACGGTCGGCCGCTTCGCCGGTCTCGCGGTGATCGTGCTGGCCTTCCTCGGCCCGATCGTCTGGATGGTGCTGGCCAGCTTCAAGTACAACGTCCAGATCCACGACGCCAGTAAAGCGTTCATCTTCGATCCGACGCTGACCAACTACGGCACGGTCTTCGACCCGCGCCGCGGGAACTATCTCGTCTACATCTGGAACTCGTTCTTCGTCGCATTCATGGCGACCGCCCTGTCGCTCGTGCTCGCGGTCCCGGCCGCGTACGCGATGAGCCGGTTCATCATGAACAAATCCGCGATGGTGGTGCTGCTGGCCCGCATCATCCCCGGGGTGAGCCTGCTGGTGCCGTGGTACTTCATCTTCGCCCAGCTGAAGATGACCGGCGGATACCTGCCGCTGGTGCTCTCGCACATGTTCGTCTCGCTGCCGCTGATCCTCTACATCATGATGTCGTTCTTCGACCAGATGCCCGAGGAGCTGGAGGAGTCCGCGCAGGTCGACGGCCTGACCGCGATCGGGGCGTTCTTCCGCATCACGCTGCCGCTGTCGGTGCCCGGCATCGCGACGGCCACGATCCTGTCGTTCATCTTCTCGTGGAACAACTTCATGTTCGCGCTGGTGCTCTCCAGCGCCGCCACCAAGACCCTTCCGGTCGCGATCTTCGACTTCATCGGCTACGCCTCGATCGACTGGGGCGCCCTGATGGCGGCATCCGTCGTGGTGACGACGCCGATCATGCTGATCGCGCTGTTCACTCAGCGCTACATCGTGTCGGGCTTGACGGCCGGCGCGACGAAGGGCTGA
- a CDS encoding zinc-dependent alcohol dehydrogenase, with translation MSSGSRTMPAVIKTGDGASGIEIGTVTVPVPDAGQAVIDVLATGICGTDVHIARDEYAHERPVVMGHEVLGTLSSVGSAGDAAWLDATVAVETYFSACETCDQCRAGRRNLCAERRSIGSFRNGGFATRMLVPVSNLHRMPATPGALDGVLSEPLACVTHCLLDPPIVQPGDRVLVTGPGAMGQLAAQVAKASGGLVTLAGLAADASRLEVAAELGIRTLTTPPEEDAYDVVIECSGSAPGAASALRAARRGGRYVQVGIFGRDVTVPLDLVLYKELAVTSGFASTPTSWRAAMRLIESGDVVLTPLITKQVPLDGFFDALDAAIRGEGLKTVVVPGL, from the coding sequence ATGAGCAGTGGCTCCCGCACGATGCCGGCCGTCATCAAGACGGGCGACGGCGCCTCGGGCATCGAGATCGGCACCGTGACGGTCCCCGTGCCGGACGCGGGGCAGGCCGTCATCGATGTGCTCGCCACAGGCATCTGCGGCACCGACGTGCACATCGCGCGCGACGAGTACGCGCACGAGCGCCCTGTCGTGATGGGACACGAGGTGCTCGGCACGTTGTCATCGGTCGGCTCCGCGGGCGACGCGGCCTGGCTCGACGCGACGGTCGCCGTCGAGACCTACTTCTCCGCGTGCGAGACCTGCGATCAGTGCCGCGCCGGCCGCCGCAATCTGTGCGCCGAGCGGCGATCGATCGGATCGTTCCGCAACGGTGGATTCGCGACGCGGATGCTGGTCCCGGTGAGCAACCTGCACCGGATGCCGGCGACACCGGGCGCGCTGGACGGCGTGCTCAGCGAACCCCTGGCATGCGTCACGCACTGTCTGCTCGACCCGCCGATCGTGCAGCCGGGAGACCGTGTGCTCGTCACCGGTCCGGGCGCCATGGGTCAGCTGGCGGCCCAGGTCGCCAAGGCCTCAGGCGGACTCGTCACCCTCGCAGGGCTCGCTGCGGACGCATCGCGGCTCGAGGTCGCGGCGGAGCTCGGCATCCGCACTCTCACGACGCCGCCGGAGGAGGACGCATACGACGTCGTGATCGAGTGCTCGGGCTCGGCGCCGGGCGCCGCGTCGGCCCTGCGGGCGGCCAGGCGCGGAGGGCGCTACGTCCAGGTCGGCATCTTCGGCCGGGACGTCACCGTGCCCCTCGACCTCGTGCTCTACAAAGAGCTGGCTGTGACCAGCGGGTTCGCGTCGACGCCGACGTCATGGCGCGCCGCGATGCGTCTCATCGAGTCCGGGGACGTCGTCCTGACGCCGCTCATCACGAAGCAGGTGCCGCTGGACGGCTTCTTCGATGCGTTGGATGCCGCGATCCGCGGCGAGGGGCTGAAGACGGTCGTCGTCCCCGGTCTCTGA
- a CDS encoding carbohydrate ABC transporter permease, with the protein MTALKTSGELGTRERFSRWANQHRKWLFAGPSIAFTALLLVVPLAWTLFLSFTDARRSVRRDFGFNGIENYVEVLTDTERFWPSVWRTFAFTAGALTFELILGMVIALLLWKPFRGQGVVRTIVLLPLVATPVAVGMMWRLLFEPNIGFVNEMLSWVGIPPQPWLADPSTSLATLTFVDIWQWTPMVALILLAGLTSLSEEPQEAARVDGANGWQRFWYITVPLMRPVIIAAVLLRGIDALKTFDILYATKGKGGGAFHDVETLNVYAYGLSFDYNEYGLASAVLILFFLIILAVIWVLQMQRKGKDA; encoded by the coding sequence ATGACTGCACTCAAGACCTCCGGCGAGCTCGGCACGAGAGAGCGCTTCAGCCGCTGGGCCAACCAGCACCGCAAGTGGCTTTTCGCCGGGCCGTCCATCGCCTTCACCGCGCTGCTGCTGGTCGTCCCTCTCGCGTGGACGCTGTTCCTGAGCTTCACCGACGCCAGGCGCTCCGTGCGGCGGGACTTCGGCTTCAACGGCATCGAGAACTACGTCGAGGTGCTCACCGACACCGAGCGGTTCTGGCCGTCGGTGTGGCGCACCTTCGCGTTTACCGCCGGGGCGCTCACCTTCGAGCTCATCCTCGGCATGGTGATCGCCCTGCTGCTGTGGAAGCCGTTCCGCGGCCAGGGCGTCGTCCGCACGATCGTGCTGCTGCCGCTCGTGGCGACGCCGGTCGCCGTCGGAATGATGTGGCGCCTGCTGTTCGAGCCGAACATCGGCTTCGTCAACGAGATGCTCTCCTGGGTCGGCATCCCGCCTCAGCCCTGGCTGGCCGACCCATCCACATCGCTGGCGACGCTGACCTTCGTCGACATCTGGCAGTGGACGCCCATGGTGGCCCTGATCCTGCTGGCCGGTCTCACGAGTCTCTCCGAGGAACCGCAGGAGGCCGCGCGGGTCGACGGCGCGAACGGATGGCAGCGTTTCTGGTACATCACGGTGCCGCTGATGCGCCCCGTGATCATCGCCGCCGTGCTCCTGCGCGGCATCGACGCGCTGAAGACGTTCGACATCCTGTACGCCACCAAGGGCAAGGGCGGCGGCGCGTTCCACGACGTCGAGACGCTGAACGTCTACGCCTACGGGCTCAGCTTCGACTACAACGAGTACGGCCTCGCCTCGGCCGTGCTGATCCTCTTCTTCCTGATCATCCTCGCCGTGATCTGGGTCCTGCAGATGCAGAGAAAGGGCAAGGACGCATGA
- a CDS encoding ABC transporter substrate-binding protein, giving the protein MKYGSKTARFLAAATTAVVAGALVSCSAGSDIDPDAGIEGTTIRVTLANHVWTETIKEMIPEFEEETGAKVEISQLAEDQLSDQYNVKLNAGTDEIDVLMYRPLQENKLFASNGYLSDLTELVESDEEFDWGDFQEGPAALTTYEDEVVGVPIITERTVLYYRKDLLEQAGLEVPTTLEELESAAAAIHEQNPDVAGYIGRTGKSAAVTQFSAFLFSSGGDFIGEDGTSVIGSDEAREAYAYYGDLIRNHTDATINPEMSWAEAFAVFQQGKAAFIADADSLYKNMIDPEQSTVSDQVGFAAFPAGADGAKPYNVAAWALAINETSENQSAAWAFIKWATSKAQTIEMTKLGVTGARTSSWEDDAAIADFPTELVEAIKVNGENGVGKDRPLVIDVAKAREIVGDPIVVAIAGGDVDAAVDEANAAFDEFLLEDSE; this is encoded by the coding sequence GTGAAGTACGGATCCAAGACCGCCCGCTTCCTCGCGGCGGCAACCACAGCTGTAGTCGCCGGTGCGCTGGTCAGCTGCAGCGCAGGCTCGGACATCGATCCGGACGCGGGAATCGAGGGGACGACGATCCGCGTCACCCTCGCCAACCACGTCTGGACCGAGACGATCAAGGAGATGATCCCGGAGTTCGAGGAGGAGACCGGAGCCAAGGTCGAGATCTCGCAGCTCGCCGAGGACCAGCTCTCCGACCAGTACAACGTCAAGCTCAATGCGGGAACCGATGAGATCGACGTCCTCATGTACCGCCCGCTGCAGGAGAACAAGCTGTTCGCCAGCAACGGCTACCTCTCCGACCTCACCGAACTGGTCGAGAGCGACGAGGAGTTTGACTGGGGTGATTTCCAGGAAGGCCCCGCCGCCCTGACCACCTACGAGGACGAAGTGGTCGGAGTACCGATCATCACCGAGCGCACGGTGCTCTACTACCGCAAGGACCTGCTCGAGCAGGCCGGCCTCGAGGTCCCCACGACCCTCGAGGAGCTGGAGTCCGCAGCCGCCGCCATCCACGAGCAGAACCCCGATGTCGCCGGCTACATCGGCCGCACCGGCAAGTCCGCCGCGGTCACGCAGTTCAGCGCCTTCCTGTTCAGCTCGGGCGGGGACTTCATCGGCGAGGACGGCACCTCCGTGATCGGCAGCGACGAGGCGCGCGAGGCCTACGCGTACTACGGCGACCTGATCCGCAACCACACGGATGCGACCATCAACCCAGAGATGAGCTGGGCAGAGGCCTTCGCCGTCTTCCAGCAGGGCAAGGCAGCCTTCATCGCGGATGCCGACAGCCTGTACAAGAACATGATCGACCCCGAGCAGTCCACGGTCTCCGATCAGGTGGGCTTCGCGGCCTTCCCGGCGGGCGCTGACGGCGCGAAGCCGTACAACGTGGCGGCCTGGGCGCTGGCGATCAACGAGACCAGCGAGAATCAGTCGGCCGCGTGGGCATTCATCAAGTGGGCGACCTCCAAGGCGCAGACCATCGAGATGACCAAGCTCGGCGTCACAGGTGCACGCACCTCCTCATGGGAGGACGACGCGGCCATCGCCGACTTCCCGACCGAGCTCGTCGAGGCCATCAAGGTCAACGGCGAGAACGGCGTCGGCAAGGACCGCCCGCTCGTGATCGACGTCGCGAAGGCGCGCGAGATCGTCGGCGACCCGATCGTGGTCGCGATCGCCGGCGGAGACGTGGATGCCGCTGTCGACGAGGCGAACGCGGCCTTCGACGAGTTCCTCCTCGAGGACTCCGAGTAA
- a CDS encoding FadR/GntR family transcriptional regulator, giving the protein MATPSSIDVDPARTPARDLRNLVLDTLGREICAGMIAVGATFTTESIESRFRVSRPVVREALRALEALGLVEAKRRVGVRVMPATRWNAYDLQVIRWRLAGPSRVAQLRSLTELRGAIEPAAARLAAIRVPLNEAGELVGLAGRLWAAGKQGDAAEFLRLDLQFHQMILRLSGNEMFEQLHHLVEEVLRSRAQYDLMPKYPATEALQWHVDIATAIQTGNADKASLSMVAITERALSEMSTIWDREGDAPIGAER; this is encoded by the coding sequence ATGGCGACTCCTTCGAGCATCGATGTCGATCCCGCCCGCACCCCCGCGCGCGATCTGCGCAATCTCGTGCTCGACACCCTCGGGCGCGAGATCTGCGCCGGCATGATCGCGGTGGGAGCGACCTTCACGACCGAGTCGATCGAGAGCCGCTTCCGTGTGTCGCGCCCGGTCGTCCGCGAGGCGCTGCGAGCGCTCGAGGCGCTCGGTCTCGTCGAGGCGAAGCGACGCGTCGGAGTCCGCGTGATGCCGGCCACCCGCTGGAATGCCTACGACCTGCAGGTGATCCGCTGGCGGCTGGCAGGCCCCAGCCGTGTGGCGCAGCTGCGGTCGCTGACCGAGTTGCGCGGTGCCATCGAGCCCGCGGCCGCGCGGCTGGCCGCGATCCGCGTGCCGTTGAACGAGGCCGGCGAGCTGGTCGGGCTCGCCGGGCGCCTGTGGGCTGCGGGCAAGCAGGGCGACGCCGCGGAGTTCCTGCGCCTGGATCTGCAGTTCCACCAGATGATCCTGCGCCTCAGCGGCAACGAGATGTTCGAGCAGCTCCACCACCTCGTGGAAGAGGTGCTGCGCAGCCGTGCGCAGTACGACCTGATGCCGAAGTATCCGGCCACCGAGGCACTGCAGTGGCACGTCGACATCGCGACCGCGATCCAGACCGGCAACGCCGATAAGGCATCCCTGTCGATGGTCGCGATCACGGAGCGGGCACTCAGCGAGATGAGCACGATCTGGGACAGGGAAGGTGATGCCCCGATCGGCGCAGAGCGCTGA
- a CDS encoding ABC transporter ATP-binding protein has protein sequence MTITQATDSGVAESTPAGIVYRLQDVTRTYAQKGRVVRALTGVDLEVAAGEFVTIQGPTGGGKSTLLQLLGALDRPSSGSLLLGDVELATASGAELNRLRSEEIGFVFQGFNLIPTLTASENVDMALEMTGLHRDERRRRVAEALEHVGLADRGDHRPGELSGGQQQRVAIARAIVKRPKVLLADEPTGNLDESMRDEILAVLERLCAEGLTLVVVTHDSAVARRASRRLRLAKGVVTDITV, from the coding sequence ATGACCATCACGCAGGCGACCGATTCCGGTGTCGCGGAGTCGACTCCGGCGGGCATCGTGTACCGGCTGCAGGACGTCACCCGCACGTACGCGCAGAAGGGCCGCGTCGTCAGAGCGCTCACGGGCGTCGACCTCGAGGTCGCCGCCGGCGAGTTCGTGACGATCCAGGGCCCCACCGGCGGCGGCAAGTCCACCCTGCTGCAGCTGCTCGGCGCCCTCGACAGGCCGAGCAGCGGTTCCCTTCTGCTCGGCGACGTCGAGCTCGCCACGGCATCCGGCGCCGAACTCAACAGGCTGCGATCGGAGGAGATCGGGTTCGTGTTCCAGGGATTCAACCTGATCCCGACGCTGACGGCATCCGAGAACGTCGACATGGCGCTGGAGATGACCGGACTCCACCGCGACGAGCGCCGCCGGCGCGTCGCGGAGGCACTCGAGCACGTGGGCCTCGCCGACCGCGGCGACCATCGGCCGGGAGAGCTGTCCGGCGGTCAGCAGCAGCGCGTGGCCATCGCCCGTGCGATCGTGAAGCGTCCCAAGGTGCTGCTGGCCGACGAGCCGACCGGGAACCTCGACGAGAGCATGCGCGACGAGATCCTCGCCGTTCTCGAGAGGCTGTGCGCCGAGGGCCTGACGCTGGTCGTCGTGACGCACGACTCCGCGGTCGCCCGGCGCGCGTCTCGGCGGCTTCGTCTCGCGAAGGGGGTGGTGACCGACATCACTGTGTGA
- a CDS encoding bifunctional 4-hydroxy-2-oxoglutarate aldolase/2-dehydro-3-deoxy-phosphogluconate aldolase, whose amino-acid sequence MSTVDNRTLQERVGADRLVAILRGTDVDATVTAARTLIDAGVTTLEITLTLSDAEEAIAQITTDAPAAALIGAGTVLTEVDVDRAVDAGAQFIVTPTLTASVEYAIGQGIGVLPGVYTPTEIQRGLDLGAAAVKLFPASALGPGFIRAVRDPFPDARIIPVGGVGVETIPAFLAAGAFGVGVGGPLVGDAAHPGGDLRALAERAAAFRRAVEEIA is encoded by the coding sequence ATGAGCACGGTGGACAACAGGACGCTGCAGGAACGGGTCGGCGCCGATCGCCTGGTGGCGATCCTCCGCGGGACCGACGTCGACGCGACGGTGACCGCCGCGCGCACCCTCATCGACGCCGGCGTGACGACCCTGGAGATCACGCTCACACTCTCGGATGCCGAGGAGGCGATCGCGCAGATCACGACGGATGCTCCAGCAGCAGCTCTGATCGGGGCGGGCACCGTTCTCACCGAGGTCGATGTCGACCGCGCCGTCGACGCGGGAGCGCAGTTCATCGTGACACCCACGCTCACGGCATCCGTCGAGTACGCGATCGGGCAGGGGATCGGAGTGCTCCCCGGCGTCTATACGCCCACCGAGATCCAGCGCGGGCTCGACCTCGGGGCGGCGGCGGTCAAGCTGTTCCCGGCATCCGCGCTCGGGCCGGGATTCATCCGCGCCGTGCGCGACCCCTTCCCCGATGCCCGCATCATCCCCGTCGGCGGCGTCGGCGTCGAGACGATCCCGGCGTTCCTCGCCGCAGGAGCCTTCGGCGTCGGCGTCGGCGGGCCGCTGGTCGGCGACGCCGCGCACCCCGGCGGAGACCTGAGGGCGTTGGCTGAGCGGGCCGCGGCCTTCCGGCGTGCCGTCGAGGAGATCGCATGA
- the dgoD gene encoding galactonate dehydratase has protein sequence MTAAITRVESFPVAPRWLFVRIETGDGLVGWGEASLEGYADVVRAAVDQFAAYLIGRDPGPIEDHWQVLTKSQFYRGGAVLASAVSGIDQALWDLKGKRLGVPVHDLLGGPVRDRIRAYGWVGGDDPAEVADHISAQLETGLTAVKMNASGRMNLNGSVAELDRVVSRVASAREVLGPDRDVAVDLHGRFTVATARRLAPMLEPLHPFFIEEPVVPENTHMIGRVADATSIPIAAGERLYSRQEFLPALQAGVAIVQPDLSHAGGISEVRRIASLAETFDALLAPHCPLGPLALASCLQVAFATPNHLIQEQSIGIHYNTGAEVLDYVVDKAPLAFEDGCFPLLTGPGLGIEIDETAVREASARWETWQNPVWRHADGSMAEW, from the coding sequence ATGACCGCAGCGATCACCCGAGTCGAGTCCTTCCCGGTCGCGCCGCGCTGGCTGTTCGTCCGGATCGAGACCGGCGACGGACTCGTCGGCTGGGGGGAGGCGTCGCTCGAGGGCTATGCCGATGTCGTCCGCGCCGCCGTCGACCAGTTCGCCGCATACCTGATCGGACGCGACCCGGGGCCGATCGAGGACCACTGGCAGGTGCTCACCAAGAGCCAGTTCTACCGGGGCGGGGCGGTGCTCGCGAGTGCCGTGTCGGGGATCGACCAGGCGCTGTGGGATCTCAAGGGCAAGCGTCTCGGAGTGCCGGTGCACGACCTGCTCGGGGGGCCCGTGCGCGACCGCATCCGCGCCTACGGCTGGGTGGGCGGCGACGACCCAGCCGAGGTCGCCGACCACATCTCTGCGCAGCTCGAGACCGGCCTGACAGCCGTGAAGATGAACGCCTCGGGGCGGATGAACCTCAACGGCTCGGTCGCCGAACTCGACCGCGTCGTGTCGCGGGTCGCCAGCGCCCGCGAGGTGCTCGGCCCCGACCGCGACGTCGCGGTCGACCTGCACGGGCGGTTCACGGTGGCGACCGCCCGCCGGCTCGCGCCGATGCTGGAGCCGCTGCATCCGTTCTTCATCGAGGAGCCGGTGGTTCCCGAGAACACGCACATGATCGGCAGGGTGGCGGATGCCACATCCATCCCGATCGCGGCGGGGGAGCGGCTGTACAGCAGGCAGGAGTTCCTGCCTGCGCTCCAAGCGGGGGTCGCGATCGTCCAGCCCGATCTCTCGCACGCCGGGGGCATCTCGGAGGTTCGGCGGATCGCCTCCCTCGCCGAGACCTTCGACGCGCTGCTCGCGCCGCACTGCCCGCTGGGCCCGCTCGCGCTCGCCTCGTGCCTGCAGGTCGCGTTCGCGACGCCGAACCACCTCATCCAGGAGCAGTCGATCGGCATCCACTACAACACCGGCGCCGAAGTGCTCGACTACGTCGTCGACAAGGCCCCGCTGGCATTCGAGGACGGCTGCTTCCCGCTGCTGACCGGTCCGGGACTCGGGATCGAGATCGACGAGACGGCGGTGCGCGAGGCATCGGCACGCTGGGAGACCTGGCAGAATCCGGTCTGGCGGCACGCAGACGGATCCATGGCCGAGTGGTGA